From a region of the Haloferax volcanii DS2 genome:
- the ligA gene encoding ATP-dependent DNA ligase LigA: MQFAEFAARAAEIEAEPADLAVVSLLSDLFSDAGDDLPTVARFVQGRVFPAWDSTTLDIGPRLCHEAIARAAGPNVSADDVEDRLADRGEIGAVAASYDFGGQRGLAAFGSGEQDGLTVAEVDSELRALAAASGSGSEETKLKTLYGLFNRTDPDEARFLARLVLSEMRIGVGEGTVRDAVAEAFLVAPADAAAIRDDDADAETEAAARERRNEAIAAVARALQVSNDYGMVAGLARDEGEAGLDGVRLEVGRPVQAMLAQAGTAADALGEWGTAAVETKFDGARVQVHRDADGEVSLFSRNMEDVTDALPEVVEFVAGAVDDPVILDGEVVAMDDGGEPLPFQEILRRFRRKHDVDRMREEVRVELRAFDCLHAAGDDLLADPLAARHDRLTALLGDDSPAVSDLLLSDDPDEIAAYEADALDAGHEGIMLKNPDAPYSPGDRGKNWLKRKPDVETLDLVVTGAEWGEGRRAEFLGTFLLSARVEAESGDDAFETIGKVATGITDEELAELTDLLEPEIEREAGKEVDIRPSVVFEVGYEEIQTSPTYSSGYALRFPRFVTVREDKTAETADSLDRVERLADSQ; the protein is encoded by the coding sequence ATGCAGTTCGCCGAGTTCGCCGCCCGCGCCGCCGAGATAGAAGCCGAGCCAGCGGACCTCGCGGTCGTCTCGCTCCTCTCAGACCTCTTTTCGGACGCCGGCGACGACCTCCCGACGGTCGCCCGGTTCGTCCAAGGTCGCGTCTTCCCTGCGTGGGACTCGACCACGCTCGACATCGGCCCGCGGCTCTGCCACGAGGCCATCGCCCGCGCCGCCGGCCCGAACGTCTCCGCCGACGACGTGGAAGACCGCCTCGCCGACCGCGGCGAAATCGGCGCGGTCGCCGCGAGCTACGACTTCGGCGGCCAGCGCGGCCTCGCCGCCTTCGGCTCGGGCGAACAGGACGGCCTGACCGTCGCCGAAGTCGATTCGGAGCTCCGCGCCCTCGCGGCCGCCTCCGGCTCCGGCAGCGAGGAGACGAAGCTCAAGACGCTCTACGGCCTGTTCAACCGGACCGACCCCGACGAGGCGCGCTTCCTCGCGCGGCTCGTCCTCTCCGAGATGCGCATCGGCGTCGGTGAGGGAACCGTCCGCGACGCCGTCGCGGAGGCGTTCTTGGTCGCCCCCGCGGACGCCGCCGCCATCCGCGACGACGACGCCGACGCGGAGACCGAAGCCGCCGCCCGCGAGCGCAGAAACGAGGCCATCGCCGCCGTCGCCCGCGCCTTGCAGGTGTCGAACGACTACGGCATGGTCGCCGGACTCGCCCGCGACGAGGGCGAAGCCGGACTCGACGGGGTTCGCCTCGAAGTGGGCCGCCCCGTGCAAGCGATGCTGGCACAGGCCGGCACCGCCGCCGACGCGCTCGGCGAGTGGGGAACCGCCGCGGTCGAGACCAAGTTCGACGGCGCGCGCGTGCAGGTCCACCGCGACGCCGACGGCGAGGTGTCGCTGTTTTCGCGCAACATGGAGGACGTGACCGACGCGCTCCCCGAGGTGGTCGAGTTCGTCGCCGGCGCGGTCGACGACCCCGTCATCCTCGACGGCGAGGTCGTGGCGATGGACGACGGCGGCGAGCCCCTGCCGTTTCAGGAGATTCTCCGTCGCTTCCGCCGAAAACACGACGTAGACCGGATGCGCGAGGAGGTCCGGGTCGAACTCCGGGCGTTCGACTGCCTGCACGCCGCCGGCGACGACCTCCTGGCCGACCCGCTTGCCGCCCGCCACGACCGACTGACCGCGCTCCTCGGTGACGACTCACCGGCCGTCTCGGACCTGCTCCTCTCGGACGACCCCGACGAAATCGCCGCCTACGAGGCCGACGCCCTCGACGCCGGCCACGAGGGTATCATGCTGAAGAACCCCGACGCGCCGTACTCGCCGGGCGACCGCGGGAAGAACTGGCTGAAGCGCAAGCCCGACGTGGAGACGCTGGACCTCGTCGTCACCGGCGCGGAGTGGGGCGAGGGTCGCCGCGCGGAGTTCCTCGGGACGTTCCTGCTTTCGGCCCGCGTCGAAGCCGAGTCCGGGGACGACGCCTTCGAGACCATCGGCAAGGTCGCCACGGGCATCACCGACGAGGAGTTGGCCGAGTTGACCGACCTCCTCGAACCCGAAATCGAACGCGAGGCGGGCAAGGAGGTCGACATCCGCCCGTCGGTCGTCTTCGAAGTCGGCTACGAGGAGATTCAGACCTCGCCGACGTACTCCTCGGGCTACGCGCTTCGGTTCCCGCGGTTCGTCACCGTCCGCGAGGACAAGACCGCCGAGACGGCCGACTCGCTGGACCGCGTGGAGCGACTGGCCGACTCGCAGTGA
- a CDS encoding MBL fold metallo-hydrolase, giving the protein MTIKHDGLDVSWLGYATVRIESPDGFVVYFDPGRYGVLDDYYARDGDLILVTHNHHYDSDAIEQVADADATVVAFEGVDAATIDRDVVPVEDLPYGTVRVDEEAHLTVGEVDVWSLPAFNDPDGPHLRDGDVVHPQGFGCGFHISIADRTVFWPGDSDVLEGHKHLEVSLFLANIGGSVVMDRREAADLAETLDPDLVLPIHYDTIPLLETDPDAFVVDVANRGIPVVLDDPDQV; this is encoded by the coding sequence ATGACCATCAAACACGACGGCCTCGACGTGTCGTGGCTCGGCTACGCGACCGTCAGAATCGAGTCGCCCGACGGCTTCGTCGTCTACTTCGACCCCGGCCGCTACGGCGTCCTCGACGACTACTACGCCCGCGACGGCGATCTGATTTTGGTCACGCACAACCACCACTACGACTCCGACGCCATCGAGCAGGTCGCAGACGCCGACGCGACCGTCGTCGCGTTCGAGGGGGTCGACGCGGCGACTATCGACCGCGACGTGGTGCCGGTCGAGGACCTCCCCTACGGGACGGTCCGCGTGGACGAGGAGGCCCACCTCACCGTCGGTGAGGTCGACGTGTGGTCGCTCCCGGCGTTCAACGACCCCGACGGCCCGCATCTCCGCGACGGCGACGTGGTTCACCCGCAGGGGTTCGGCTGCGGCTTCCACATCTCGATTGCCGACCGAACCGTCTTCTGGCCCGGCGACTCCGACGTGCTCGAAGGCCACAAACATCTCGAAGTGTCGCTGTTTCTCGCCAACATCGGCGGCTCGGTCGTGATGGACCGCCGCGAGGCCGCCGACCTCGCGGAGACGCTCGACCCGGACCTCGTGCTTCCGATTCACTACGACACGATTCCGCTTCTCGAAACCGACCCGGACGCCTTCGTCGTGGACGTGGCGAACCGGGGTATCCCGGTCGTCCTCGACGATCCGGATCAGGTCTGA